The proteins below come from a single Aptenodytes patagonicus chromosome 2, bAptPat1.pri.cur, whole genome shotgun sequence genomic window:
- the CXCR6 gene encoding C-X-C chemokine receptor type 6, protein MATTDTNFYYNFSITDPNENESENFHTFTRVFLPCTYLVVFILGLAGNVLVFVILVFYEKLKTLTDIFLLNLAIADWVFLWTLPFWAYSAAQEWTFGTVACRIIRGLYTLNLYTSMLTLTSITFDRLIAITFATKARMCQTKRMTWGKLICVLIWVVSLAFAMPQFIFSEVFSIDKAICQEEHPNHHTELVLEVIRVTLGYFIPMLAMIICYSLIIRTLLHAKSFQKNKSLKKIFSVVAIFILTQSPYTFLRLIKIIDWSFNLNSSFEYAIIVTEALAYFHGCINPVLYFFMGVKFRRNLQKIIKNSRSVKWQVTAKQWQTTEEEGSKTFTASNNADATSMYPL, encoded by the coding sequence ATGGCAACTACAGATACTAACTTTTATTATAACTTCTCCATCACTGATCCCAACGAAAACGAAAGTGAGAATTTTCACACATTTACAAGAGTCTTCCTGCCCTGTACGTACTTGGTTGTTTTCATCCTTGGGCTAGCAGGAAACGTGCTGGTCTTTGTCATATTAGTTTTCTATGAGAAACTGAAGACACTGACAGATATATTTTTGCTGAACTTGGCTATAGCTGACTGGGTCTTCCTTTGGACGCTGCCGTTCTGGGCATATTCTGCTGCTCAAGAGTGGACTTTTGGCACCGTGGCGTGTCGTATTATACGGGGCTTGTATACTCTGAACTTGTACACCTCAATGTTAACTCTAACGTCTATCACCTTTGACCGGCTTATTGCTATTACTTTTGCCACCAAAGCACGTATGTGTCAAACCAAACGAATGACATGGGGCAAATTAATCTGTGTCTTGATCTGGGTGGTCTCACTAGCATTTGCCATGCCACAGTTTATTTTTAGTGAGGTGTTTAGTATTGATAAGGCAATATGTCAGGAAGAACACCCAAACCATCACACAGAACTGGTTCTTGAAGTGATCCGAGTGACCCTTGGCTATTTTATTCCCATGCTAGCCATGATCATCTGCTACTCACTAATTATTAGAACCTTACTGCACGCCAAGAGTTTTCAAAAGAACAAAtctctaaaaaaaatattttctgtagttgCTATATTTATTCTTACTCAGTCACCCTATACTTTCTTGAGACTGATAAAGATCATAGACTGGAGCTTTAACTTGAACAGCAGCTTTGAATATGCAATCATCGTAACAGAAGCTCTTGCTTATTTCCATGGCTGTATTAACcctgttctgtatttcttcatGGGGGTGAAATTCAGGAGGAacttacagaaaattattaaaaactcAAGATCCGTCAAATGGCAAGTTACAGCTAAACAGTGGCAAACCACTGAAGAGGAAGGCTCTAAAACTTTTACTGCCTCAAATAATGCAGATGCAACAAGTATGTACCCGCTATAA